The following are encoded in a window of Paenibacillus polymyxa genomic DNA:
- a CDS encoding MFS transporter — translation MSTRIVSTEPPEKTASTVPFHRKISYSLTDTAGNLLYCVISSYLLYFYTDVFGLSIGIAGTLLFITRFIDAIDAPIWGILIDRTKSKYGQSRPYFLWLAIPFAVFMVLTFTTPNWSESGKIAYAAITYIIAGILYTGISTPITSILPNLSTNSNERVVLNSFRMVGGNVGFFIATTFTLPLVAFFGQGNDQKGFSLTLVLFGIMAIIMFFIAFADLRENAAVKTKSVPIAKSFTAIKRNWPWMLVVAANLCYWIGLNIRSATLIFYLQYNLDSKDLVPLINGLTSLQLISMVLIPFFARKLSKNAIMIIGLILAALGQVVILMGSTDLTLIIIGWIIGALGSGFACSMPFAMLSDTVDYGEWKNGIRASGFLTSIGSAFCIKAGSGIGGLLPAWIMGSTGYIAGQVQTPTALSGIQFSFIWLPFIVFLIGIIPMFFYKKFEKNEASIQQDLIARRS, via the coding sequence ATGAGTACGAGAATTGTGAGTACGGAACCACCGGAAAAGACAGCCAGTACCGTTCCTTTTCATCGTAAAATCAGCTATTCATTAACGGATACAGCAGGCAATCTACTATACTGTGTTATTTCCAGTTATCTATTATATTTTTATACAGATGTATTCGGACTTTCTATCGGGATTGCCGGGACATTACTATTTATCACCCGTTTTATCGATGCCATTGATGCCCCGATTTGGGGCATCCTGATTGACCGAACCAAGTCAAAATACGGCCAGAGCAGACCCTATTTTCTATGGTTAGCGATCCCGTTCGCTGTGTTTATGGTCCTTACGTTTACGACACCCAATTGGAGTGAGTCGGGTAAAATTGCATATGCCGCCATTACGTATATTATAGCCGGCATCCTGTACACAGGGATCAGTACGCCGATTACGTCTATTCTGCCTAATCTGAGCACCAATTCTAACGAACGCGTAGTCTTGAACTCCTTCCGTATGGTCGGGGGGAACGTAGGTTTCTTCATTGCCACGACGTTTACATTACCTTTGGTCGCTTTCTTTGGACAGGGGAATGATCAAAAAGGATTTTCCTTAACGCTCGTTTTATTTGGAATCATGGCGATTATTATGTTTTTCATAGCGTTTGCCGATTTGCGAGAAAATGCAGCAGTGAAAACGAAATCTGTTCCCATTGCTAAAAGCTTTACAGCCATCAAACGAAACTGGCCCTGGATGCTCGTTGTAGCTGCCAACTTGTGTTACTGGATCGGCTTGAATATTCGTTCAGCAACGCTAATCTTTTATCTGCAATACAATCTGGACAGTAAGGACTTAGTACCTTTAATCAATGGACTTACCTCCTTGCAGTTGATCTCGATGGTTCTGATTCCGTTTTTCGCCAGAAAATTAAGTAAAAATGCGATTATGATTATCGGATTGATATTAGCTGCGCTGGGGCAAGTCGTGATTTTAATGGGCAGTACAGACTTAACCCTCATTATTATCGGCTGGATTATTGGTGCGTTAGGATCAGGCTTTGCATGTTCTATGCCGTTTGCGATGTTGTCAGATACAGTCGATTATGGGGAATGGAAAAATGGTATTCGGGCAAGTGGTTTCCTGACCTCGATTGGAAGCGCATTCTGTATTAAAGCGGGTAGCGGAATCGGCGGATTATTGCCAGCATGGATCATGGGCAGCACCGGTTATATCGCTGGGCAAGTTCAAACTCCTACGGCGTTGTCTGGCATTCAGTTTAGCTTTATCTGGCTGCCATTTATCGTCTTCTTGATCGGAATCATTCCTATGTTTTTTTATAAAAAATTCGAAAAGAATGAAGCTTCTATTCAACAAGATTTAATTGCGAGAAGATCATAG
- a CDS encoding MATE family efflux transporter, with amino-acid sequence MSQLSVRMRTHGFLNKHFSGESIDYRQIIALFIPLLIDQAFIVGLNLVNTAMISSSGMAAVSAVNMIDSLNIFLINVFVAVSTGGTVVVAQYKGSGNDLMVSKAASGTISSVSLLALCISLFMIVLYNPILSVLFGSASPDVLANGKVYLLGSCMSFVGIAIVEAVCGALRGIGKTRASLALSLIMNLSYVLLNVVFINVLDMGVLGMTIAVNVSRYAGAVCALIYLVRVDDDLRVQLRDMLYFNLAMLKKILFIGLPFAAEQMFFNGGKILTQIFIVSLGTNALATNAICSSLANVFQIPANALALTIVTVVGQCMGRRNVEDARKFTKSFIWLSSYSFIVMGLILMPLFEPMVGLFHPPAEIVDDIFVVILINTLAQIPLWSIAFITPSALRAAGDSKFTSLTSMLSMWLCRVVLGYILGIVFNLGIVGVWLAMDIEWGVRGLVFLWRFRGNKWVQHRLID; translated from the coding sequence ATGAGTCAACTGAGTGTAAGGATGAGAACACATGGCTTTCTGAATAAGCATTTTTCAGGAGAGTCTATTGATTATCGACAGATTATCGCGCTGTTTATCCCGCTTCTGATTGATCAGGCTTTTATCGTGGGTCTTAATTTGGTGAACACGGCAATGATTAGCTCGTCGGGAATGGCGGCAGTCAGTGCTGTAAATATGATTGATTCTTTGAATATTTTTCTGATTAATGTGTTTGTTGCAGTGTCTACCGGGGGAACGGTTGTCGTGGCACAGTATAAGGGGAGCGGTAACGACCTCATGGTCTCTAAAGCCGCATCCGGCACCATTTCCTCCGTTTCCTTGTTGGCCTTATGTATCAGTTTGTTTATGATCGTGTTGTACAATCCGATTTTAAGTGTTCTGTTTGGTTCCGCCTCGCCTGATGTATTAGCTAACGGTAAGGTATATCTGCTGGGAAGCTGCATGTCTTTTGTAGGGATTGCAATCGTTGAGGCAGTGTGTGGGGCGCTGAGGGGAATTGGGAAGACGAGGGCATCGCTGGCTCTTTCGCTCATCATGAACCTCTCGTACGTGCTCCTCAATGTGGTATTCATTAATGTATTAGATATGGGTGTGCTGGGCATGACGATTGCCGTCAATGTGTCCAGATATGCAGGGGCAGTGTGCGCATTGATCTATTTGGTCAGAGTAGATGACGACTTGCGTGTTCAGCTTAGAGATATGCTTTATTTTAATCTGGCTATGCTTAAAAAGATTCTGTTTATCGGGCTTCCCTTTGCAGCGGAACAGATGTTTTTCAATGGGGGCAAAATTTTAACCCAAATTTTCATTGTGAGTCTGGGGACGAATGCGTTGGCGACGAATGCCATTTGCTCATCCCTAGCTAACGTGTTCCAAATCCCTGCGAATGCTTTGGCTCTTACGATTGTTACCGTGGTCGGTCAATGTATGGGACGTCGAAATGTCGAGGATGCCCGGAAGTTTACCAAATCGTTTATTTGGCTGTCGTCTTATTCGTTTATTGTAATGGGGCTCATACTGATGCCTTTGTTTGAGCCGATGGTGGGGCTGTTTCATCCGCCTGCTGAAATCGTAGATGACATTTTTGTTGTCATACTGATTAATACGTTGGCCCAGATTCCGCTCTGGTCCATTGCCTTTATTACACCCTCTGCACTAAGGGCAGCAGGTGATTCAAAATTTACGTCCCTCACCTCAATGCTGTCCATGTGGTTGTGCCGGGTGGTGCTCGGGTATATTTTGGGCATTGTGTTCAACCTGGGGATTGTTGGTGTCTGGCTGGCCATGGATATTGAATGGGGCGTGCGGGGACTCGTTTTCCTTTGGCGCTTCCGCGGTAACAAATGGGTCCAGCATCGTTTAATCGACTGA